Sequence from the Mobula hypostoma chromosome 11, sMobHyp1.1, whole genome shotgun sequence genome:
ataggtttcaacgaggtcacccctcattcttctgaatttcagtgagtagagacccagagccatcaaacgctcctcatatgacaagcttttcaatcctggaatcatttttatgaaccccTCATGAACCCTCTCCCAacgtcagctcatcctttcttagataacgcCTGTTAGATTCCACATCTCACCTACACACCAGGGTTTAAAGtgcccaattaacctgccaacctgaACAATTTTAGGATGTTGTGAAAAACCAGAGTACCTGGcaaaccaccaccccaccccccacgttCTCAGGGAGAGCATagaaactccacaaagacagcaccgAGGGCCCAGACTGTATCTGGGTTGCTGCAATAATACTATTGGCTTTGCAATTTGTCTTGGATGGTTCTAAGtctgttttcaattttttaaGTGTGCTGGATTAGAGATGAAATTACAGATTGACACCGGCTCTCAAAATAATCTCATTTCATCTGCCTGTGTGGATAAACTAGGGTAAGTCATcatgcatttcttatacttcctCCTTCAGACATCGTGCTGCAGCAAATAAACCACACCACATGTTTTATTGGAATGAactgtgttcccccccccccgtgtgaTGGGATGGGAATATCTGTAGTGTGAATGTACAGACGTCAGCACAGATGGTTGGAATAATGAGCTGTCCTGGCTGGAGACCTGTTGGGATTTGTAACGTAAGCAGAAACACATCAGAAATAGGAGTAGCCATTCTCAAAAGATGTTTATGATAACATTTGAAAAGACTGTACAATAATATTACTGTATGACAGACTGTGGGAAACAGAAAAGAAGGAAAACACTATTGCAATAAAAGTGAAAAGCATCTGCTGCATCATTGAGTAGCACAATTGGATTTTTTCCTGATTTAGCATTTTGACTGATGGAAAATTTAATTCATTTAGAGGTAAATTATAGCAGAGCCTGTCATTCAGTGTGCCAAGTTGGAATATGCTTTGGAACTGAATTTCACAATTGCATACATTACAAATTTTAATGcaataaaacaaactgctgggggaactcagtaggtcaagcagcatcaggaCTCTTACCTTTGACAGAGGGCACTTGACCCACTCAGTCCCTCCAACAGTTTGGTTTGTGCACAGACTATACTATCTACAGTCTTGTGACTCCATTATGAATTTGATATGTTGTAAGGACAGgggtatcactgcctggtatgggggggggggggagtgggcactgcacaggaccgaaagaagctgcagagggtcgtaaatttaatcagctccatcttgggtactagcctacaaagtactcaggacaccCTCAAAgagcagtgtttcagaaaggcagtgtccattattaaggaccctcagcacccagggcatgcccttttctcactgtcaccatcagggaggaggtacagaagcctgaaggcacacactcagccattcaggaacagcttcttcccctctgccatccaattcctcaatggacattgaacccatgaacacctcctcactttttttatatttctgtttttacacaatatttaatctattcaatatacatatactattattcatttacttactacttttattttttttcttctctattatgtattacattgaactgctgctgctaagttaataaatttcacaacacgttGGTGATAAttaacctaattctgattttgattctaatagtattattaaaaatacaaaacaaatgctCCTGATTCATTAATAGTATGCAACCAGGGCTGCTGAGTAAATCAGGAAGCAGTGACTGTAGTGCCAATCTTCTATCACAGGAATGTAAAATCTACATTTGATCTGGTGGACACAAAACGTCTTTGGGGCCCAGATATTTGATTGCAAAGTGATGCTTCACTTCAGCAATGTGCAATTACTAACGCACAGATTACTAACACTTAAATATTATGCCTTTCAATTCCTGGGTGATTTTGCCCCATATTCCCTATGTAGTGATACTTTGGGAGAACTGTGGAGCAAGTAGATGAGATTGGCTGAGGAGTTGTCATTGTCAGGCAATCCCGGAACAACTGATCCTTTGCAGTGCATTACCAAACTGGAACCCCGCTCACTGATCCCTTCCTAGTTGCTTTCTCCTGCCACTCAAATCATACACCCCCCCGTTCACCCGCAGTCTTCAGTATGCCCATATGGGCACATGCACACACAATGGTCCTGGGACCCTGGCCTTGATTATGCATTAAAGCTGCGAATCTCCCCTTGGCAATCTCCCAAAATCCATTGTAGGGGAGTTCAGAACACTATTGGTAAGAATAACATTTATTGTCTTCCTTCTTTATTCTCTATGTCACGTACTCGAAGAGCTAAACTCATTGTGGTGAAAATGCCACAGTGGCATTGGGGAGAGTATTCCAAGATTTTGCCCCATAGCAATGTTATTCGACAACAGGAGGCAGCTTGACTGGAGGAGGGTAATGTTGCACTGCAAGATGCCTGCGGCCTTGTCATTCTAGATGGTGGGATACTGTCAAAGAAGCATTTCTGAATTATTGTAATGCATCTTGTAACAGACCATTGGAGCGTGTGAATGTACAAGCAGGTGAAAATCACCAGTGAGGTGGGCCATATTGATTTGGATGTCATTGAGACTCCTGAATTTTGGAGTTGCTTTGATCCAACcattgaatcaaaatcagatttattgtcatgacatggtcatgaaatttgtcattttgtggcagGAGTAtagtgcaggcataacaaattactcTTAAGTTACAGTAAAAAATGAGTAACTAGTGTAATAATAAAGGAATAGCGAAGTAGTagtcatgggttcatgggctgtTTAGAAAGCCGATGGCAGGGGGGGAAGAAGcccttcttaaaacattgagtgtggtcttcaggctcctgtacctcctccctgacagtagtaaCAAGTGGGCACATTCCAGGTGGCAATGGTGCTTAATGTTGGATGTCTCCTTCTTGTGGCACCCCCTTTTGAAAATGCCGAAATAGCAGTGAggtttgtgtctgtgatggagctggctgaatccaCAAACCTCTGTGGCCTCTTACAATTCTTCCACACCATTTAgacctgttgttgtttgtttcaagattgcttattgtcattctccagtactcaagtgtaaaagagaaagaaatgactgttactctggatttgacGCAGCataaaaaagcaactaaaaaacaaaaaatgcgtgataaatataaatataaaagcaatcttataaaacagaatgttctctatggtacatctgtagaaacctgTTAGAGTGTTCGGGGGACTTAACTCTCACTCTTAATGAGATATAGAGGCTGGCATGCCTctgtcatgattgcatcaatatgctgggctgACAGTTGTTCCTCTGAGATGTTtatgcccaggaatttgaagctgctcactggtGACCCCTCAGTGCCAGTTAGCGTGTGTTTTCCCAacatccccttcctgaagtccacaattagttccttggtcttgctgacattgagtgaaggtgattgttgtgacaccactcaaccagccttCCAATTGCaatctgagattttgccaacagCTCCTTTATCATCGGCGAGTATATAGATGTCGGTtcagctgtgcctaaccacacagtcatgagtgtacagagtGTAGAACAGTGGGATAAGCAGGCATCATTGAGGAGTGCTTGTGTTGATTATCAACAAGCAGgacatgttatcaccaatccaaactgactgtagtctcctgatgaggaagacaagaatccagttgcaaaggTGGTACAGAGGCTCAGATTTGAAGATAGTTGATCAGTACTGACGCGCTGATGGTGTTGATTaccgagctgtaatcaatgaacagcagcctgacgtcgGCATTACAGTTGTCCAGGTAGTCCAAAGCCCAGTGGAGAGCCAGTAACATTGCATGtgttgtagacctgttgtggtgttAGGCAAGTTGCAtggggtccaggtctttgctcaggcaggagttaattctgtccaggactaacctctcaaagcattttatcacagtagatgtaagaGCTATCAGACGATAGTCTCTGAGGCAGCTCACCTGTTCTCCTTCAGCACCAGTATGATTGTtacccttttgaagtaggtgagAAGTGAGAGGTCAAAGATGCCCATGAACACTCCtaccagttggttagcacaggtctttagtttgCAGCAGGCACACTATCCGGGCTTTGCGTCTTGATTTAATGATTATTAACATTCTGGGCCAACCACCAGTGGGTTCATTGTTTTCATGTGTGAATTACTTAATCTAGAGTTTTGTGTCAGAGATTGTCCACAAATTCTTCCTTTTAAAGGAAAATATGCAGATGGTcataaagaaatgtgtcatgaTCTCTCCTGTTACCCAAGGACACACATTGCACACACACATCTTCTGGCAAGATTACAGAAATTCCACTTGGGTAGtctattttaattattattgataCCTACCCTGCTGCTTCCTAAATGTACAATACCTTGCAAAATAAAGGTAAGATGAAAACAAATTAAgtgtttatttttaaagtatttgATTTCTATAAGAGGGCTGAGTGTCAATAAGCCCCATGACTGTATTCATATGTTGAAAATAGGCAATCctattcaaagttcacagtaaatttattatcaaagtatatacagtacATGTTGCCAAATCCTACCTTGTCcgcatttacagaaaaaatacAACTGAGTTTTACCATAAACTATACAAAAACCGATAAAGACTGACtagcaactaatgtgcaaaataggacaaactatgcaaataaaaataatactgagaacatgagttgtaaagagtccttgaaagtgagtccataggtcataggatcagttcagagtcgTGGTGAGTAAActtttccacactggttcaggaacctcatggttgtagagtaataactgttcctgaacctggtggtgtgggacctgaggcatCTCAGGAATTGCGCAGCATTCCAAAATTGTGTAATCGCAGATCATTTTGTTACGAATACTTTTTAATCCTCACTATTAGAGTATTAACTGTGTTGTTTTACATTAGAATTTAATGAACATATTGTTTTACTCTGatcttaaaaaaaacattcaaaatcATTATTTTCATCATAGGCTGAAGGAATATGTGAAAACAGAAAGGAATGAAATGGAAAAAATGGGAATGCCCTTTCTGTCAAAGGTTATTGGCCAAATGGACAACATTGCAATTTCTGTAGGGCAACTGAATATTAAGTGTTCAGCAGTTGTGGTGGGTAAGTTTTCATACTTAAAAGAATTTATTAAAAAATTATTTCCTAACATATTTTGTAAACAGATTATGTTTTTACATAGGTTCTAAGTTTCTAGTGAATAATTAGCAGAGATTGCTGTGAATGGTTGTGAAGTTATTAACCACATTTAAAGGTACCATGGGTAATAATAACAATAGTGAGAGCTCTTGGAACTGAGGCATGCACTGAGATTGGATATAAAGAACATTCACCATGCCTGACTAACCTGATCACAAGGTGTTCAATGTTCCATTCCCCAGCATGTAGTTCCTGCATCTTAATGAACACAAGATAGTGCACACATTCTTTTGACTGTCTTTGTGTGATGATAAATGGGAAAATAATGTGAATTTGGAAATTAGTTGATGCTGAATGGCGAAGTTTATCATCTACTACTTGAATCAGGTACATGTAGTCTTTCTGAGAACTGCCATATTCTCCTGCCTCAGCTGGGACTGGAAAATAAAGCAATTGGCACCAGATATCCCTGTAAAACAATTACAGACAACCCCTGGGTTATGGCAGTTTGAATAATGGAAATTTGCCCTTACAGAATTCATAAATTGCTACCTAAAAATTTGAAGTAAAGCATTAAATTCACTCATGAATTTTTTAAGtaactaaataaacaaaatccaCATTTTTTTATCTCACATTTCTCGGCACATGCAAAGATTTTATGACTTCATATTATGGAAAATTGTGAATTGGACTGTTTGCTTAGAACACAATCCACACCCCAAAATTGCAGGGATTAGTGTACAATCTGAGAGAAATTTAGTGAAATGCTATGCTTGTAAACTGCAAGGTTTCAAGTAATAAGTCTCCACTGGCACTGATTAGGGAGTCAGATTCCTGACTATATTAGCTGAGCCAAGGTGCAATATTTGCTCAATGACTATGCCCACTTTCTCAGAAGAAGTCTAAATTTGGTGACTTTTCATTAGAGGTCTGGTATTCATTTGAGTCATGTTTACATTCCATGTTTTTTTGATCAATATATCTTGTTATATATTTTTCTGCATGTGTATTAGAAAAGGTGTCATTCATTCTACATCTCAGatcaaaaattaaaaataaacttagCCAACTAATACATACTGTCTGGGTATGGTTCTGAAGGAAATCTAACTCTCCAAAACAGAAGGATTGTAATAAATAGTGAGGAATACATTGTAATCAATGCTGCCATTTACACTGCTAACCTTTCACTGTGAAGCTAAAATGTTCTATAGAAATCATCTTCCATTGCTGAGAGTAAATAGATTAATTATCAATTTAATGCAAGAAATTGCCTCATTTTAAAACTACAACATTCTTTCTGCTGTACACTCCATTTAATGTGTGTGGAATTTTGTCCTTCAGCTATGCTCAAAGAAGACTGTTAATTTTCGAATTACATTTGGTAGCCCAATTAGTAATTGATATCGTCAAGAAATTTTATCATCAATGTTTTAATCTTGATAATGAAATATAGACataaaatgcaagaaacacacaAGAGGtcactcagcatctgtggagagagagagaagaaaagtcTCTCTTTAATGATCTTCCATTGGAACTGAAATAAGGGATAATTTGGTGATAATCCTTTGTTCCAGTTCTATATTATTAAAAGATTTCTACCCAATTTAATGTTGATCAGAATATGTTTCACACTCAATTATCTTTCTCATTAACAGATGATGATAagaaaattctctctcttggatcACAGACATTGAGATCTTTGAAGGTAACAAAATGACATTCATTGTGTATATCAGGTTTGGGAAGAGATTTTTTGTGCCCTTTTAGCCTTAGGTTGTGATTGCATTGGGTTCTGTCTTCAAAGCCCTAAACTGAAAAGATttaagccctatccaatataGATATCAATGAGTacactcactataggaaggttaTCCTGTATCCATCTTCATGGACTAGCTTACTTCCCTGTCTAGTCTCTGTTATGAGCTCTAGCTCATAAGTAGTCACTTCTTGAATGGTGGGaccccctccctaccaaggaagAGATATTTCCAGTTAATGAAGTACTTtaaaagtttattttattttaatgatacacatttaTATTCAGACAAATGGTTCTTGACACATGTTTAGCACTCAGAGGACTTCTCATTTACAAAGTATATCCGAATTTCAAAGGATTTCAAAACACAGGTGCAACCCTTATGAACTAAAAGGACGTACTGTACCAACAAATTGCAGATGACTGAATCATCCGTTGCAGAAACCGAAGGCTGtggaatgaattctagttcttctttctgtcacccCATCTTTTTGTCATTTCTAACAATCCCAAtactttctaatatttatattgcTTGCCACTAGATGATATCATCTGCATGTGTTATTTGTTGGGACAAAGTAATTTATACAGATGGTCTAAAACCTTCTGAGAACAACGGTGCCTGGTTAATATAGGTCTATTAACATAGCCCATGTCTTGTGTTTGGCTAATGCAGTCACTTCACTTTACAAACCACATCTCTTAGTAGCCAACCCAGATACCCTTTTAACTTCAAACaaattactgcttgcaatttgtATTAAGAACCGAAGACCGAttcttgtttacaacaagaaATTGAGCAAGGAATATTTGTTAATGTTGTACCAAACAATTCTGAAGCTTCGGAAAGATCCTGTTGCAGTAGTAGAAAGCTGGGGTTAGCAATAAGCTTCTCAGGCCCTGGAAAGTGGTCATCCATTACAaaattgtgtctgctctgctttGTACTTAGTGCATAATAGACATGGAAAAACAATATTTAAttcttggagagaaggagaaagaggagaTTCCATTTCTGAATACGGAGAGCTGTTTGAATGAAGATGGGTAAGTGCAATGAAAGTAATTTAGCTACATTTAGACTAGGTTGTTTAAATGTAAAACCTTTTGTTGAACGTATTCTGTATTTATATGAAGGATAAATGTACTTCTAGGACCAAATATTTGGAAGACTTTTTGCTAGCTGAAGAGGATGTGAATTAGTTAAATAATCCAAAGTGACAAAAAGTAGTACAGATGTTTAGACAGCTGATAGGGACATTGGTGATAAAGTGATAAATGCCACTAGTAGCAGTAATTCTAATAATTATAGAATCTTTTATCAGTTTGTCACCATGGGTCCATTTATTGGAAAGCCACTGGTACTGGAAATTTCTGAACTACCTTTCAATGGTAGTAAAACATCCTGGTGTCATGAAAGTTGCATAAAGTGAGATCCTCAATCATAGAATCTCATTGTCAGATTTTCCTGTGCTGAAAATTATCAGGTCAGAATCTGTGTGCTGTTCTCCACAGATCTGTTGCCTAGTTCTTAAGGCTTCCGATTTCATCTCTCACTACTAGCACCTTTTTCCAACTACATGGACATGATACTGCTTAATGTATACATTCTGCtgtaaacacacacacagtgaaacaaGAAAAGGGGAACAGGAGTAGTTCACCAACATCACCAACCTGCCTTGCCATTCAACATGATCATGTCATTTCTGGCCCAGTTTCATCTCCTGTTCAGTGCTGATTGCCCCTCTTTCAAACATTTATCTGCTTCCTCTTGGTATACTTCCAATGATCCTGCCTTCACAATCTTTCAAGATAAAGAATTTCATCCTCCGTGAGATGGGCAAGTGTTAATTTCTCCAACAGAGTGGGGGGAACTTGGGTAGGCTAGTGAAGAACAGAATCCACACGAAACAGGCTCTTCATTCACGGTGTATGAAGACCCACAACAGGCAGGCACTCCTGGCTGGAGGTTGACAAGGAAATGTCTGGAAAAAAAACATGGCTGCCTGTACTTTGTCTGCAGTGTAGGCAAGTACCcatcattttttttattattattataaagtAGACAGATTAATGAAAATAAgataaaactgcagatgcaggaactctgaaatgaaaacagaaaataggCAGCAGATTGAATATACTTCACAGTCTAAGCAGTGCATTAATTCTTGTGTCCAGAGTTTTGGAATTAGTTTTGAAGGCAAGAAGCAGCATGCTCACCCTACTACATTGCGTATTTAGTGCTACTGCATCCAGATGAATTTCTCAGTGAATGTTCATGACTTTGTTTTATTTAGCCTAGTTAAGCCAGCTTATCTGTGCCATCACCAAACTCCCTATTCCCTTATCATCAATACTGCCTGGTTGCTCTGTACCTCTTCAACTGCTGAAATCATCCTCCATTCCAATATTCTCTTGTGGCTGTCTGTTTACCTTAAATAAATTTTGGAATTGTCCAAAACATTGCTGTCACTTTTTGAACTTGCACCAAATCACCTTCAGCTCAATGATGGTTAAGCAAAATATAAATCTGAAATTCGATTTCTTCCTGTCTCTGAAATCCCCTTAACGTTTACAAGCTCCAGGATGTGTACAATACTCAATTCCTACCATGTGCTTATCCCCAGATTTAATGACCCCCATCAATTTGGAACCATGCCTTTAGCTGCCAAGACTGGATGCTCTGAAATTCACTCCCAG
This genomic interval carries:
- the LOC134353668 gene encoding nuclear receptor-interacting protein 3-like, yielding MFYSDILRETRQQQMDIREAASLRQQRRMKQAVQFIHKDSMDLLPLDGVKKLGTSKETQPHNILQRRLLESNLSKLRANNRGTWPSNNSFPMQSNSFHQIKQEFHRAHDDDLIFVCCKCAGLEMKLQIDTGSQNNLISSACVDKLGLKEYVKTERNEMEKMGMPFLSKVIGQMDNIAISVGQLNIKCSAVVVDDDKKILSLGSQTLRSLKCIIDMEKQYLILGEKEKEEIPFLNTESCLNEDGC